AGTTGGCTCATAGCGTGTGCCGATGCTTAGCGCTGCTTGATGATACTGTTGATGACACGGCAAGTGCAGATGAGCTTGCCACTCTGGGTGGAGTAGATGTCTACGTTCCAGACATGTGTGCTGCGCCCTTTGTGGAGTATCGTAGCGACGCCGCGCACGGTGTCTCCGACGACTGTCGAGGAGACGTGGTAGCCACTCACCTGCATGCCGACTTGTATCTCGCCTTCGTTGGCGATGGCTACAGATCCTAGTCCCGCGAGGGTTTCGGCAAAGGCTAGTGAAGCTCCTCCGTGCAGTATACCCATGGGTTGTCTCGTACGATTGTCCACGGGCATCGTACCTGTGACATAGCCACGGGCTATCTCTGTGCAGCGCATACCGAGCGTGCCCATGAGCGTATTGGGCATGATTTCGTTGGCATCTTTTGGGTCAAAGGGAACTCCGTCGTAGCGCAACTTGATCTGCTTGGTGATCATGTGGGCTAAGCCCGCAGCATCGCAAGAGGTGGTGATGTAGTCGGCGCAACTCTTGAGTGGCTCGGGAGCGTTTGCCATAGCTACGCCCAGTCCAGCACGCTGTACCATGGCAACATCCTCTAGGGTGGTGCCGACGGCGATGATGTTTTGCTGATTGAGGTCTAGTCGATCGAGGATAAAGTCGAGTGCTCCTCGCAGGCTGACGCCAGAGGCTACGATCGAAAGCTCATTCATCGGCTCATCGTAGAGGGTAGCGGTCAAGCCTTGTGCTGCGTTGAGCTGGTCGCTCAGCTTAGCCAGGCGATCTTGTCTGGCTAAGATGATAGCTCTAAAGATCGGCTCGGCGGGAGCTTTGAAGGGCTCATCCCCCTTGGTCAAGTCTAGGATCGGCATGCTCCAGAGCTTAGCGAGCTGGAGGATACGTGGCTGATGGGTCTTGGTAGCGTAGAGTGCTTTCTCGCCTATGAGTGCGAGCGTGTAGTCGCTATCGACCAGTTCATAGAGATGCGTGAGCTGCTCAGCACGCAGAGGACGAGAGGCTAGCTCACGACCCGTGCGACAGTTGTGAATGCGTGCGCCTAGATGGGAGATGATGTAGCCGCTGTTGCGCGGTAGTTGCAGCTGCTCCGAGATATTCAGGAGACTACTCATAGGCGCTTCGCTGGCGACCGCCACACGCAGGGCGTACTCCTCCTGCACCTCTAGGAGAGCTTCGCGGTCCTCCAGAGCGATCTCGCCATTGCTCCCGAGTAGGCAGTTGCGGTCTTTGATGGCTAGAAACTTATAGCCGCCACTCTTTGCTTGATTCATCATATTACTCCTTAATTATAATGCGGACCAGTTAAACTGTACCCCGATGCGCCCGCTGTAAGGCTGCGACATGTCGTAAGCACCTAGTCCGTAGTGCTGACTGTCGAAGGTGGCAAAGAGCGTCCACATCTTGGTCAAGCGGTACTGCGCCGTCACCTCAGCGGTGAGCCTTGTGAGCGAACCCCTAGCGGCACCCTCGCGAAGCCCGGTCTTGGGAGCTTGGGCGGGGTGCAGGATCTTGGTCGTGAGACTGGTGTCGTAGTAGACCACCCCACGAAGGTCTAGGCGCTTGGTAGGACGAACGGCCAACTTCGCATAGCCTTGGAAGTAAGGCTTGGGGACACGGAATGAGTAGTTGGCAAGACGGTTAAACTGCGCTCCGAGGCTCAGTTCACAGACCTTTGCAATGACGGTAGAGAGGTCTAGACCCGCGTAGAAGATGTCGAGCTTCGTGTACTCGTTGCGCTGCGACTGTAGCCATGAGCCGTAAAGCTCCTCGCCAGCGTAGTAGGGTAGGAGGTTGAAGCCGTAAGTGCGAGCGTAATGATCGTACCCGCCGTACAGCTCGTAGGTGCCAGAGCCGAGCTGGAGCTTGACTCCTGTGCGAGAGGCGAGCTGCTGACGCTCAGGTCTAGGCAGTGCGTTGAGCATGATGCCTGGTATGCGAGCTAGGTAGTCAAAGGGGTTGACATCTTGTAGCCCGCCCGACGCCTGCAGGTACCACTCCCAGCGTCTCTGATCAGAGAGCGACAGGCGAACCTCTGGGTAGACCAAAACCTCTTGGTTGGCTAAGTCTACGCCCACACCGCCTGAAAAGTCTAGATCGGCAAAGTTAACGAACCCACGATAGCGGAACTGCGGGTGCGCCCCTAGGAGGAAGAGCTGTGACGGCTGGCCCGTGCGGATACGCATATCGGCACCTAGTCCGAGAGACCAGTCGTCAGAGAGCTGCACAGCTGTAGCTCCATCGGCGTCTATCACGTGCATGTGCTCGCTTGCAATGAGATCTCTTTGGGCTGGGCTGGGTAGTGAGTGGGATAGGAAGGCGTAGCGTGCGCCAAGGTCAAAAGACCAGTTCTGCGCCTGGAGGTTGTCTATGCGTCCCGTCAGACTGTACTCGCGCAGTGCATCTTGCCAGCCAGTGCGGTCCAGTAGGGGTATCTCGTTCATCTGCATCCTCTGCTGCGTAGGCGTATGCGCAAAGATATGACTGCGTATGCCTCCCTGCAGCTTGATCATGCTCTCTCGCCAGTGGTAGCTGTAGCCTAGGACTCCCTCGGTAGCGTGGCGGTACATCTCCGTCTGTCGGGGAACTTCCTCAAGGTAGTGATAGTCTGGATCGGACTGGTCCATAGGTCCATGCACGGAGCGGTTAGGTCCGTTCTTGCTGAGCGAGAAAAGCTCCGACCGATGCGTCAGATCGAGCGAGAGGACATTGTGCTGGCTCCCAAAGTGCCACTGCCCCGCCAGATCCCCACCGAAAGCTGGTGCATAGCCTCCAAAGAGACGAGCCATGATGCCATTGTACGGCTGAGGCACCTCACGGGCAAAGCCCGACAGCTGAGGCGTCGGTGCTGGCGAAAGGGTCGGCGTGAAGTCTCTCGTGGAGCGAGGCGTCGCTGGGTTGTAGCGCTCGATCTGAGGCTTCGTCAGAGGTATCGGGGTAAAGATAGGATTGGTGTCATCGATCTGTCTCACCTTGTCGCTCACCACGGTAACCTCGCGGCTGATCGTGTCACGCTCGGCCAATGTTTTGGTGTTTTGAGCTAAAGCTGGGAGTAGTGTGCTGAGCAGGATTAGGAGGAGACTATATAGTCGTTTCATCGCTTGTAGACTTAATCGTTGGAATAGTAGGGTAGAGAGATATTAGCGAGCGGTGCTCTGGCGAAGCTGTGCAAGCTTTTCGGCAGCACGCTGACGTATCGGCGAGCTCTCGTCGGTGTAGTTCTTGAGCAGGCTCTCGAGGTATAGTCTTGCCGTGTCGGGGTCTCCCTTGGCGAGGTACCAGTCGGAGAGCGTTATGATCGTCTCGGCAGATAGTTCGGGGTCTGGGTAGGCGTCGTTGACCAACTTGTCGAGTAGCTGCTTCGAGTAGCTCTGCTGGATCTTGTTGGAGACGTAGTACTGAGCCAATAGGAGCGTCCCCTGAGTGCCAGCGTAGGTCTCTATGCGAGCGATAAGTGGCTTCAGCAGCGACTCGATCTGGTTGCCCCGACCTGTCTTCAAGTAGCTGGTCGCTAGGCGACAAGTCAGGCGGTCTAGTTGCTCTTGGCTCCACCCCTTAGACTTGTCTAGCTGTGGGGTTACGACCTTGATGACCCACTCATACTGTCCCGCTTGGAGCGCGCTCTCGGTAGCCGAGAGCAGTGTCGTCTGATAACTCGCTGGCTCTAGCGGTAGTGTGAGCAGCTCCTGCTGCAAGGGCAATGCCTGCGCATAAGCTCGCTGATGAAGGCGCATGGCTGACATCTTCTGAAGCAAACCGATGTGTAGCTCCTGCGACAATTGCTTGCGGCTGGGGTAGATGCGCTCATAGAGTGCTAGAGCGTCTGCCTCCTTACCAGCTCGCTCGTAGAGGTCGCCCAAGTAGTAGTGCGCTAAGAGCGAAGAGGCTCCCTGGGGCTTCAGAGCTAGATACTCCTTGAGCAAACGCTCTGCCTGTGGCTGTCGCGACTGGTAAGCACGCTCGGCCGTCTCGAAGGAGATGTTCATCGCCTCGCTCTCGTTGATGGCGTAGCTGCCGCCAATGCTATTCGCATACTGGACAAACTCTGTGGAGCGTCCCTCCTCGATGTAGATACTCTTGAGGGCTTCGTATGCCTGCTTTGCTTCGCCACTCTGAGGAGCCTCGGCTAGCAGAGCTTTGTACGTCTCGATAGCTCGGCTCGTCTCATTCCTATTATAATATAGTAGTGCCAACTGCAGGGCAGCCTTGCGCCCATACTCACTCTGTGGGTACTCTTGCGACAGGCGCGTGAAGGCTCCGATAGCCTCCGCATGCTGTCCCGACAGCTCCATAGCGCGTCCCTGATCGTACATAGCTCGAGGCTTGTAGAGACTGTTTGGGTGGCGAGCAACTAACTTATCGAGGGCAGCTATCTGCGCCTTGTAGTCCTTCTTGAGGCCCTCAATGTCTGACAACATGTAGAGCGCATAGACCTGATTGTCAGGTGCGAGTCTATATGCCTCCTCGTAGTAGCGAACGGCCGGCGTGTAGTGACCCTGCATGTAGTGTGTGTCTCCTAGACGGGCGTGGATATCAGCTTGTAGCGTGTTGTCGAGCGTGCCCTCTTGGAGTAGTATGGAGAGTGTCTGTGTGGCAGCACTGTACTGCTTCTGCTTGATCTGGCTGTAGCCTAGTAGGTAGCGAGCTATCTGTAGCTGCTGGCTGGAGGCTGTGCGCTTATTGAGGATGGCCGTGAGGGCTTGTGAAGCTTGCTTGTAGGCACCCTGCTGAGAGAGGAGCTGCGCCCCTAGCAACTCAGCCTCGGTCTGGTGAGCAGACTTTGTGGCTAGTTGCTGCGCCTGCTGGTTATAGCGTTGTGCTAGAGCCAAGTCTCCGGCTTGTTGCGCCTGCTGCGTGAGCTGATTGAGCAGATAGCACTGCGCCTCTACGATAACTGGCGAAGGTCTCTGGATGCGTCCTATAGA
The sequence above is a segment of the Porphyromonas vaginalis genome. Coding sequences within it:
- a CDS encoding HAD hydrolase family protein, yielding MMNQAKSGGYKFLAIKDRNCLLGSNGEIALEDREALLEVQEEYALRVAVASEAPMSSLLNISEQLQLPRNSGYIISHLGARIHNCRTGRELASRPLRAEQLTHLYELVDSDYTLALIGEKALYATKTHQPRILQLAKLWSMPILDLTKGDEPFKAPAEPIFRAIILARQDRLAKLSDQLNAAQGLTATLYDEPMNELSIVASGVSLRGALDFILDRLDLNQQNIIAVGTTLEDVAMVQRAGLGVAMANAPEPLKSCADYITTSCDAAGLAHMITKQIKLRYDGVPFDPKDANEIMPNTLMGTLGMRCTEIARGYVTGTMPVDNRTRQPMGILHGGASLAFAETLAGLGSVAIANEGEIQVGMQVSGYHVSSTVVGDTVRGVATILHKGRSTHVWNVDIYSTQSGKLICTCRVINSIIKQR
- a CDS encoding tetratricopeptide repeat protein; protein product: MNYKGFLYTLLLCGQLPLAYQLQAQDTFSIPTEQHAIEGTLAAGSPLRTTTLLTPAQRLSKVDGWFATYGAHLLGRPNAAAELEEYITTNPISRQAQVARIARATHYLYSKEYNRARHTLEQVRERTLTREARSEWQVKMAYALLLSGRPVEQVEQLFEMTAAGDDYWGDVARLYLAQLYIAQNNLDKAERTLIPIQDQGDLQYDARLGLARIALYRQNYQSVLTHTEALATAHLSEEQRTESQILEANAWYRLEEPSKAIERLAPIAEQKANALTPEDQLILAAAYMETERTEQAIPHLLLATRGDAETSGVANLYLARARRDMGLYSEALASYQVAADRAVAPTIREAAMYEQVLLMRSKASGSFGQEVRLCEEFLNTFAQSAHREAMERFLIESYYRSPDYLTSLASIGRIQRPSPVIVEAQCYLLNQLTQQAQQAGDLALAQRYNQQAQQLATKSAHQTEAELLGAQLLSQQGAYKQASQALTAILNKRTASSQQLQIARYLLGYSQIKQKQYSAATQTLSILLQEGTLDNTLQADIHARLGDTHYMQGHYTPAVRYYEEAYRLAPDNQVYALYMLSDIEGLKKDYKAQIAALDKLVARHPNSLYKPRAMYDQGRAMELSGQHAEAIGAFTRLSQEYPQSEYGRKAALQLALLYYNRNETSRAIETYKALLAEAPQSGEAKQAYEALKSIYIEEGRSTEFVQYANSIGGSYAINESEAMNISFETAERAYQSRQPQAERLLKEYLALKPQGASSLLAHYYLGDLYERAGKEADALALYERIYPSRKQLSQELHIGLLQKMSAMRLHQRAYAQALPLQQELLTLPLEPASYQTTLLSATESALQAGQYEWVIKVVTPQLDKSKGWSQEQLDRLTCRLATSYLKTGRGNQIESLLKPLIARIETYAGTQGTLLLAQYYVSNKIQQSYSKQLLDKLVNDAYPDPELSAETIITLSDWYLAKGDPDTARLYLESLLKNYTDESSPIRQRAAEKLAQLRQSTAR